One Aliarcobacter cryaerophilus ATCC 43158 genomic window, TTTCTTATGTCTATTCATACCTTTGACATATAAATTGAGAAAAACTATTCATTATCTCTATATTACTGCTATTTTGTCTAAAAATTCTCTTTTTATATGTTATATCTATAATTTACTTGTTGTTATTTTCAATTACTTACCGCAAAGTAGGGCATTTGCATATTCTATTCATATCTTTATAACTTCTATACCTTTGATTATATAGGATATTTAACTATAAAGTTCTCATTTCTTATGTCTATTCATACCTTTGACATATAAATTGAGAAAAACTATTCATTATCTCTATATTACTGCTATTTTGTCTAAAAATTCTCTTTTTATATGTTATATCTATAATTTACTTGTTGTTATTTTCAATTACTTACCGCAAAGTAGGGCATTTGCATATTCTATTCATATCTTTATAACTTCTATACCTTTGATTATATAGGATATTTAACTATAAAGTTCTCATTTCTTATGTCTATTCATACCTTTGACATATAAATTGAGAAAAACTATTCATTATCTCTATATTACTGCTATTTTGTCTAAAAATTCTCTTTTTATATGTTATATCTATAATTTACTTGTTGTTATTTTCAATTACTTACCGCAAAGTAGGGCATTTGCATATTCTATTCATATCTTTATAACTTCTATACCTTTGATTATATAGGATATTTAACTATAAAGTTCTCATTTCTTATGTCTATTCATACCTTTGACATATAAATTGAGAAAAACTATTCATTATCTCTATATTACTGCTATTTTGTCTAAAAATTCTCTTTTTATATGTTATATCTATAATTTACTTGTTGTTATTTTCAATTACTTACCGCAAAGTAGGGCATTTGCATATTCTATTCATATCTTTATAACTTCTATACCTTTGATTATATAGGATATTTAACTATAAAGTTCTCATTTCTTATGTCTATTCATACCTTTGACATATAAATTGAGAAAAACTATTCATTATCTCTATATTACTGCTATTTTGTCTAAAAATTCTCTTTTTATATGTTATATCTCCATCAATAATATATGGCTATTTCAAAGATATAAAGTAAGATAAATTAAATAAATAAAAAAGTAGTTATATTTCTCATTATATATGTTATATCATATACTTTGAGATTCAATATTTCTCTATTTTTAAGTCATAACATCTCAAATGAGGTGTTATATTTCTCATTTCATATGCAGCTAATGCTATTCAAACGGCTATTTCTTCGTGCTTTACGGAGTTCTTATAAACTTTAATAAAAATACTTATAAAAAGAAATAAACTCTCTTAAAGAAAAGAGAGTTTATTCTTTAATTTTAGAGTTTATTTCAAGATATAATTTTTCAATATCTTTTAATTTACTATCAATAAAAAATTTATCTTCATTTGATAATCCTGAATAAACTTTTTTAGATAATTTCTTTGAATAAAAACTTACCTTATCAAATATATTTTTATTTAAAGGCTCATCTTTAGTAATAGATTTTTTTAAATTATCTATATAAACTTTTAATTCATTTACAGATAATTTTTTATTTTTGAGTACTTCTAAAATTTTTGTTATTTCAGCTTGAGTTTTTAATTTAGATTTTATAACTTTTGCTTGGCTATAAGTTATTTGTTCATCAATTAATGCTTGTTTAATCAACGGATCAAGTTTTAAAACAGATAATCTATCAACAAATGTAATAATATCAAATCGCCCTATTTTTTCAAAAACATTACTTACATTTTTATGTAAAACTTTTTCTTCTTCATTTAAACTACTTTTCCCAGCTTGGAAATTTTTTACTTTATTTAAAAAACTTTTTACACTTTCAATATCACTAAAATTACAGGCTAATTGAATATGTTCCAGAATAGATATAGTTTCATCATATGTATTTAAATCCTCTCTATTTAAGTTTTCACTAGATCTCATGAATCTAGCCAATTCATCACTTACATTTTCTAAAATTATTGCTGGTACTTTAGTTGAACCATTTAATTTTAAAGCTCTAATTCTGTTTTCACCATGAATTCTTTCTAATTTTTCATTTTTTTTTCTTAACATAACAGGATTAAGTAATCCAGTGCCAAGTATTCCAGCACTATCACTTGCTAGTTTTGAAATATTTTCTGCTAATTCAAGTAATTTTGATTTTGAATAAGATATTCTATTGTGCATTAATATATCATTGTCTAATTTTAATTCAGAAATTGAATCAATATCAACTAATATAATATTTGTATTATTTTTTAATAATATATCTTGTTCAGCTTTTAATTCATCAATTGTATTATTAATTGAAGTCATTCTTTGAGGTTTAACTTTTGCCATATTTAATCCTTAATTTAATTCATCTGCAATATTATCAATCATTAAAATTAAATCTTGATTTTGAG contains:
- a CDS encoding ParB/RepB/Spo0J family partition protein, with translation MAKVKPQRMTSINNTIDELKAEQDILLKNNTNIILVDIDSISELKLDNDILMHNRISYSKSKLLELAENISKLASDSAGILGTGLLNPVMLRKKNEKLERIHGENRIRALKLNGSTKVPAIILENVSDELARFMRSSENLNREDLNTYDETISILEHIQLACNFSDIESVKSFLNKVKNFQAGKSSLNEEEKVLHKNVSNVFEKIGRFDIITFVDRLSVLKLDPLIKQALIDEQITYSQAKVIKSKLKTQAEITKILEVLKNKKLSVNELKVYIDNLKKSITKDEPLNKNIFDKVSFYSKKLSKKVYSGLSNEDKFFIDSKLKDIEKLYLEINSKIKE